One Struthio camelus isolate bStrCam1 chromosome 10, bStrCam1.hap1, whole genome shotgun sequence genomic region harbors:
- the LOC138068520 gene encoding maestro heat-like repeat-containing protein family member 2B has product MLGMMGLVCQRATLHKAFFLNPSSALSCVSVQGPVISPHCAEETCGTELSPSIQLGFFTCVGPQSGPARGEDGGRAAGSGPAAVATFAAVVTSLLDRLQGVEDGRAEIYRELESVLWHDESHLQNSVVDRVIAVAFEDLQAAQGVTAAVRTDASGVLVALARSHLHDVMSVLQGHLKALEGMSEEFVLITLRNLAARYALQCVPFVETTLSALHGVLSEVGSSRLLRTVCGVVEQWCRGINTYFREWEKCAFPRLGAAQLCAPVYPLFRYVGRNWRRCEEEEVKQAVLRAMGAMMGVLLHAEQHRERAWEQLLWLLHQYREVREPFGVTTSLSYFLGAVADVQTLVPRAKLLAINAAVHQQLCDKIEPPSPEHRAELCRCAVLQAQICPAETIVFLYCKLRSGSKADRVAAVEVLQALVRSDAAEMREKLPLFVKLVQSVRGDPAAQVRKAVLHFIGELLRSSAPGCSAWDVVGHIFSEFSRASGRLAMGSLCAVEAREERAVQRLCGHVLGTLDMSARGVAKLLWPRLLRYVVPAQYTGMLVPLCRCLRALAERQESAGREEEEAAPEALESEELGGEQKVLACCARLGVSGAAHIPVVPWRPHAGGPGQCRAEQCPSLAPLPAPQALLARLLFLRTSLEVVGSEAWTVGLSRELSQQLGSSPRLSWEKRFLYKALGTALAACGCLRHVQEQTLRYLQEANYLELWQAQGMISVVSRCAESHFQLALSSVKAFMGTLKHQKQSNTVRTRATRAALMVVYGRMALRAPREQLLAHIERDIVGNVLQLYREGRQDAQLRLSLVQSVTEISLAIGAVGACPRFELCRKRELLQTLLEVIQEEPQESPVHPRAIVAIEQLSKLKPHLRREEKHNLLAQCCQGVVRLRRPEQMAKEGETGAAAPHTSGVHALSLRVLGQLVAALLRAEPAPVCFKDLVQVLRRWLTSAHACERERALQVCVQLLGTYEERREHRRGHACEQFGSLAGLLGPLTCDVSAVSRQRAATCLGRLLQIGAKTTDEAAWSNEIRRLCQRLNAVTSESLLTTSTNIAKLVCKSCPAAQATDFTSAIVESLLCARPMGVWAAGRWMLTFLGERGEQIFQEEVPQMVTILSSCLRSTRQSTPRGFALRAMFLLARSHQQPVLDSLLQKRLPMDSDMVELWRSLGRSTLGCHILVCLTKKLRAAGKSSHQRDCCTQELGSSQAALEPRTITRALSEVLVVLRSKTLVQHLLPSLLPSLLGQVSETLGEEMALSLGELGSNDTPGSLFVETLELVLARCLEERWLRLLREQGVWASLADPQAHTAGVCLLASVLIRAELVPQRLVQSLFPWLGSPSANLRLTATAFFAELVKDHLVEKTKLLKPLLKALLERSRDPINTVRQMAMRGVGNMASGAPTKLRRHRAAVVEVLCRGLEDVAGAEVAAESLLALVKVLGQLKASAVGSALADIARSTRAFLGAEEEVLRRLAFTLYGTLASSASGRRSSFSREVEEVFPSLVLHLRDPAPAVSDACKGALHLCAPFLGSKRVRRRIATSAGLSAAELQDEICSHLAQDCPALLERLFSTARSCCMGSCQASQVTAVTVLGIILDTAPAEWLQRWDLAFLWGATTGASVCVRGTKNEKPRDTTTEEDVFLGHNAAKSNPAQRGGAG; this is encoded by the exons ATGCTGGGCATGATGGGCCTGGTCTGCCAGCGTGCTACCCTGcacaaagctttcttcctcaaTCCCAGTTCAGCACTGTCCTGTG TGTCAGTCCAAGGCCCCGTCATCTCCCCTCACTGTGCTGAGGAGACCTGTGGGACGGAGCTGTCACCCAGCATCCAGCTGG gtttCTTCACTTGTGTAGGTCCCCAGTCCGGACCTGCGCGGGGTGaggacggcggcagggcggctggctctggccctgcgGCCGTTGCTACCTTTGCCGCCGTCGTGACCTCTCTGTTGGACCGGCTGCAAGGCGTCGAG GATGGCAGAGCGGAGATTTACCGCGAGCTGGAGAGCGTCTTGTGGCACGACGAGAGCCATTTGCAGAACTCTGTCGTGGACAGAGTGATAGCGGTGGCATTCGAGGACCTGCAAGCTGCCCAG GGTGTGACAGCCGCTGTGAGGACGGACGCTAGTGGTGTCCTGGTGGCACTGGCCCGCTCCCACTTGCACGACGTGATGTcggtgctgcagggccacctgaAGGCTCTGGAGGGGATGTCGGAGGAGTTCGTCCTCATCACCCTGCGCAACCTCGCTGCCCGCTACG ccctgcagtgcgtGCCCTTCGTGGAAACGACGCTGTCAGCCCTGCACGGTGTGCTGAGCGAGGTGGGGAGCAGCCGGCTGCTGCGCACTGTCTGCGGCG TTGTGGAGCAGTGGTGCCGAGGGATAAACACGTACTTCCGCGAGTGGGAGAAATGTGCCTTCCCTCGCCTGGGGGCGGCCCAACTCTGCGCCCCTGTTTACCCACTCTTCCGCTACGTGGGCAGAAACTGGCGGcgctgtgaggaggaagag GTCAAGCAGGCCGTCCTCAGGGCGATGGGTGCCATGAtgggtgtcctcctgcacgcGGAGCAGCACCGCGAGcgcgcctgggagcagctcctctggctgctgcaccagTATCGAGAAGTGCGGGAGCCCTTTGGGGTGACCACG AGTCTCAGCTATTTCCTGGGGGCTGTGGCGGACGTTCAGACCCTCGTGCCCCGGGCCAAGCTTCTGGCCATCAAcgctgctgtgcaccagcag CTCTGTGACAAGATCGAGCcacccagcccagagcacagagcagagctgtgccgctgcgccgtgctgcagg cccaAATTTGCCCCGCGGAGACAATCGTGTTCCtgtactgcaagctgaggagcgGGAGCAAGGCTGATCGCGTGGCAGCCGTGGAAGTGCTGCAAGCTCTGGTCCGCTCTGATG CTGCCGAgatgagggagaagctgcccctgtTTGTGAAGCTTGTGCAGTCTGTGCGTGGCGACCCCGCGGCCCAG GTGAGGAAGGCAGTTCTGCATTtcatcggggagctgctgcgctccAGTGCCCCGGGCTGCTCGGCGTGGGACGTGGTGGGGCACATCTTCAGCGAGTTCAGCCGGGCCTCGGGCAGACTG GCCATGGGAAGCCTTTGTGCGGTGgaagcccgggaagaaagggctgttcaGCGGCTGTGCGGGCATGTCCTGGGCACGCTGGACATGTCTGCCAGAGGGGTGGCCAAA ctcctgtggccgaGGCTGCTGCGGTACGTGGTGCCAGCCCAGTACACTGGCATGCTGGTCCCACTCTGCCGCTGTCTGCGTGCCCTGGCTGAGAGACAGGAGAGCGCAgggcgcgaggaagaggaggcggcaCCCGAGGCTCTAGAATCTGAGGAGCTAGgtggggagcagaaagtcctGGCATGCTGCGCCAGGCTGGGTGTGAGCGGGGCAGCGCATATCCCTGTTGTCCCTTGGCGGCCCCACGCAGGAGGCCCGGGGCAgtgcagggcagagcagtgccctTCGCTGG cccctctgccggctccccaggccctgctggctcgcctgctg TTCCTGAGAACTTCGCTGGAGGTCGTTGGGAGTGAGGCCTGGACGGTGGGCCTGAGCCgggagctgagccagcagctgggcagctctccccgcctgtcctgggagaag cgcTTCCTGTACAAGGCTCTCGGCACGGCCCTGGCAGCTTGTGGGTGTCTCAGGCACGTGCAAGAGCAGACACTGAGATATCTCCAAGAAGCCAACTACCTGGAGCTGTGGCAGGCACAG ggaatgatttcagttgtgtcccgctgtgccgagagccacttccagctggccttgtcctcgGTGAAGGCGTTCATGGGCACTTTGAAACACCAGAAG CAGAGCAACACGGTGAGGACCCGCGCTACTCGCGCTGCGCTCATGGTGGTGTACGGCAGGATGGCGCTGCGtgcccccagggagcagctgctggcccataTCGAGAGAGACATCGTGGGGAACGTCCTGCAGCTCTACCGAGAGGGCCGCCAG GATGCCCAGCTGAGGCTCTCCCTGGTGCAGAGTGTCACCGAGATCAGCCTCGCCATCGGGGCTGTGGGCGCCTGCCCCAGGTTTGAGCTCTGCcgcaagcgggagctgctgcagaccctgctg GAGGTGATTCAGGAGGAGCCGCAGGAGTCGCCGGTGCACCCCCGGGCCATCGTGGCCATCGAGCAGTTGAG caagctgaagccccatctgaggagggaggaaaagcacaacctcctggctcagtgctgccAGGGCGTCGTGCGCCTTCGTCGCCCGGAGCAGATGGCAAAGGAAGGGGAGACGGGGGCAGCTGCTCCACACACATCG GGTGTGCACGCGCTGTCTCTGCGAGTGCTGGGGCAGCTCGTGGCAGCCCTTCTCCGAGCGGAGCCGGCCCCTGTCTGCTTTAAGGACCTGGTGCAG GTCCTGCGGCGCTGGCTCACCTCGGCCCACGCATGCGAGcgggagagggccctgcaggtctgcGTCCAGCTGCTGGGCACTTATGAAGAGCGACGCGagcacagg cgaggCCATGCGTGCGAGCAGTTCGGCTCCCTGGCAGGACTGCTGGGGCCTCTGACATGCGACGTGTCAGCCGTGTCCCGCCAGCGGGCAGCGACCTGCCTCGGCCGCCTGCTCcaaataggag CCAAGACCACGGATGAGGCGGCCTGGAGCAACGAGATCAGGCGCCTGTGTCAGAGGCTCAACGCCGTCACCTCTGAGTCTCTGCTCACGACCTCCACCAACATCGCGAAG CTTgtttgcaaatcctgccccgcagcccaggCCACAGACTTCACGAGCGCCATCGTGGAGAGCTTGCTGTGCGCCAGGCCCATGGGTGTGTGGGCCGCTGGGCGGTGGATGCTCACCTTTctgggggagcgcggggagcaaatcttccaggaggag gtgccCCAAATGGTGACCATCCTTTCCAGCTGCCTGCGCAGCACCCGGCAGAGCACGCCCAGGGGGTTCGCGCTGCGGGCAATGTTCCTCCTGGCCCGCTCTCACCAACAGCCGGTGCTCGACAGCCTCCTCCAGAAGCGCCTGCCCATGGACAG TGACATggtggagctgtggaggagcctgggaAGAAGCACCCTGGGATGCCACATCCTGGTGTGCTTAACCAAAAAATtaagggcagctggaaagagcagccacCAGAGGGACTGCTGCACtcaagagctgggcagcagccaggctgccctggagcctcgcACG ATCACCCGCGCCCTCTCCGAGGTGCTGGTGGTCCTGCGGAGCAAGACGCTGGTCCagcacctgcttccctccctgcttcccagcctcctggggcaggtcagcgagacgctgggggaggagatggcactgtccctgggggagctgggcagcaacGACACACCGGGCAG tctTTTTGTGGAGACCttagagctggtgctggcgaggtgcctggaggagcgctggctgcggctgctccgggaGCAGGGAGTGTGGGCATCCCTGGCAGACCCCCAGGCTCACACCGCCGGCGTGTGTCTCCTGGCGAG CGTGCTGATCCGCGCAGAGCTTGTCCCGCAGCGCCTGGTGCAGAGCCTCTTCCCGTGGCTGGGTTCACCCTCGGCAAACCTGCGGCTCACGGCCAcggctttctttgctgag CTGGTGAAGGACCATCTGGTGGAGAAGACGAAGCTCCTGAAGCCCCTGCTGAAGGCCCTACTAGAAAGATCACGTGACCCCATCAACACCGTGCGGCAAATGGCCATGAGAGGCGTGGGCAACATGGCCAGTGGAGCACCCACAAAG ctgcggaggcacagggcggccgtggtggaggtgctgtgcaggggcctggagGATGTGGCCGGTGCGGAGGTGGCTGCCGAGAGCCTGCTGGCGCTGGTgaaggtgctggggcagctgaaggcGAGTGCCgtgggctctgccctggcagacatcGCCAGGTCCACCCGGGCGTTCCTGGGGGCG gaggaagaggtgctgcGTCGCTTGGCCTTCACCCTCTATGGGACTCTGGCCTCGTCTGCCTCAGGGAGGAGGTCCAGTTTCAGCAGAGAGGTGGAGGAAGTGTTTCCCAGCCTTGTGCTGCACCTGCGGGACCCAGCCCCAGCTGTCTCCGAT GCGTGCAAGGGTGCTCTCCACCTGTGCGCCCCGTTTCTGGGGTCAAAGAGGGTGCGGAGGCGCATTGCCACGAGCGCTGGGCTGAGCGCGGCCGAGCTGCAGGACGAGATCTGCAGTCACCTG GCCCAagactgccccgcgctgctggagaggctcttcagcacagcccggagctgctgcatggggagCTGCCAGGCGTCGCAGGTGACAGCCGTCACCGTCCTGG GCATCATCCTGGACACAGCGCCAGCTGAGTGGCTCCAGCGATGGGACCTGGCGTTCTTGTGGGGAG CAACAACGGGGGCCTCGGTGTGCGTTAGGGGGACCAAGAACGAAAAACCAAGAGATACAACCACTGAAGAGGACGTGTTTTTAG GACACAACGCTGCCAAGAGCAACCCAGCCCAGCGTGGAGGGGCTGGATAG